Proteins from a genomic interval of Erwinia sp. SLM-02:
- the ltaE gene encoding low-specificity L-threonine aldolase — protein MIDLRSDTVTRPSQAMLTAMMSAETGDDVYGDDPTVNLLEAEAAALSGKEAALFLPTGTQANLVALLCHCQRGEEYIVGQLAHNYKYEAGGAAVLGSIQPQPISAAADGTLPLDVVAQFIKPDDLHFAMTRLLSLENTHNGKVLPLSYLQQAWEFTRQRGLALHIDGARIFNAAVALNVPLEEISRYCDTLTICLSKGLGAPVGSLLCGSAEFIQRARRWRKMTGGGLRQAGILAAAGRYALQHNIERLREDHENAAWLAGALRDIGVEVTRHDTNMLFLRLPEEQIATLGPWMRERGILLSPGPVTRLVTHLDVDRNALQTLVNEWQAFLKQH, from the coding sequence GTGATCGATCTGCGTAGTGATACCGTAACACGTCCGAGCCAGGCAATGCTCACGGCAATGATGTCCGCTGAAACCGGCGATGACGTTTACGGTGATGACCCGACGGTGAATCTGCTGGAGGCGGAAGCGGCTGCGCTCAGCGGCAAAGAGGCGGCGTTGTTTCTGCCGACCGGCACGCAGGCCAACCTGGTGGCGCTGCTCTGCCACTGCCAGCGCGGCGAAGAGTACATCGTCGGGCAACTGGCCCATAACTACAAATACGAAGCCGGCGGCGCGGCGGTGCTCGGCAGCATCCAGCCACAGCCTATTTCTGCCGCGGCTGACGGTACGCTGCCGCTGGATGTCGTTGCACAGTTCATCAAGCCTGACGACCTGCATTTTGCCATGACCCGCCTGCTGAGCCTGGAAAATACCCACAACGGCAAAGTGCTGCCGCTGAGCTATCTGCAGCAGGCGTGGGAATTTACCCGCCAGCGCGGGCTGGCGCTGCATATTGACGGCGCACGCATCTTCAATGCGGCCGTGGCGCTGAACGTGCCGCTGGAAGAAATCAGCCGCTACTGCGACACGTTAACCATCTGCCTGTCGAAAGGGCTGGGCGCGCCGGTCGGCTCCCTGCTGTGCGGCAGCGCGGAATTTATTCAGCGCGCGCGCCGCTGGCGGAAAATGACCGGCGGCGGCCTGCGCCAGGCGGGTATTCTTGCCGCAGCCGGGCGCTATGCTCTGCAGCACAACATCGAACGCCTGCGGGAAGATCATGAGAATGCCGCCTGGCTGGCCGGTGCGCTGCGGGATATCGGCGTGGAGGTGACGCGTCACGATACCAACATGCTGTTCCTGCGCCTGCCGGAAGAACAAATAGCGACGCTGGGGCCGTGGATGCGCGAGCGTGGCATCCTGCTCAGCCCGGGTCCGGTCACGCGGCTGGTCACCCATCTGGACGTTGACCGCAACGCGCTGCAAACCCTCGTTAATGAATGGCAGGCTTTTTTAAAGCAGCATTGA
- a CDS encoding YbjO family protein, translating into MSEVFRGGGALSGERLAIPVPVLIAGSAVIATRVLSVLLLANELGYEEVMNFIHRSAQSWDSTLIFIASQLIFFLELRCAIAMIRGRNWGRWTFLATQLVVLLYMMVATLTGIYPEIFSISGEDNVRIISSLIAQKFPDMLVLLLLFVPLSSRNYYR; encoded by the coding sequence ATGTCAGAAGTGTTCAGAGGTGGCGGTGCATTGTCCGGTGAGCGGTTAGCTATCCCGGTGCCGGTACTTATCGCTGGCAGCGCCGTGATTGCTACCCGGGTGCTTAGCGTGCTGCTTCTGGCCAATGAACTGGGCTACGAAGAGGTGATGAACTTTATTCACCGCAGCGCGCAGTCCTGGGACTCCACCTTAATCTTTATTGCCAGCCAGCTGATCTTCTTCCTTGAATTGCGCTGTGCGATCGCCATGATCCGCGGGCGGAACTGGGGCCGCTGGACGTTCCTCGCCACCCAACTGGTGGTGCTGCTGTATATGATGGTGGCCACGCTGACCGGCATATACCCGGAGATCTTCAGCATTAGCGGTGAAGATAACGTCCGCATTATCAGTTCGCTTATTGCGCAAAAATTCCCGGATATGCTGGTCCTGCTGCTGCTTTTTGTACCGCTAAGCAGCCGAAACTATTATCGCTGA
- the artJ gene encoding arginine ABC transporter substrate-binding protein produces the protein MKKIILATVLASMAFGAVAADKIRFASSATYPPFESLDSDNQIVGFDIDLAKALCEEMKADCTFTNNPFDSLVPALKFRRYDAVISGMDITPERSQQVSFTKPYYANSAILIAPKGKFSDLSQLKGKRVGMENGTTHQKYLQEQHPEITAVAYDSYQNAILDLKNNRLDGIFGDSAVVNQWLKSNPNLGTVGAHVTDSSYFGTGLGIAVRKDNAELLAKLNTALDTLRANGTIEKINQRWFPE, from the coding sequence ATGAAAAAAATTATTCTGGCCACGGTTCTGGCCAGCATGGCCTTTGGGGCGGTTGCGGCAGACAAGATCCGTTTTGCTTCCTCTGCCACCTATCCACCGTTTGAATCGCTGGACAGCGACAATCAGATTGTTGGCTTTGATATCGATCTGGCTAAGGCGCTGTGTGAAGAGATGAAGGCAGACTGTACCTTCACCAATAACCCGTTTGACAGCCTGGTCCCGGCCCTGAAATTCCGTCGTTACGACGCGGTGATTTCCGGGATGGATATCACCCCGGAGCGCAGTCAGCAGGTGAGCTTCACCAAACCTTACTACGCCAATTCCGCGATCCTGATTGCGCCAAAAGGCAAATTTAGCGACCTGTCGCAGCTGAAAGGCAAACGCGTGGGTATGGAAAACGGCACCACCCACCAGAAGTATTTACAGGAGCAGCATCCGGAAATTACCGCCGTGGCCTATGACAGCTATCAGAACGCCATTCTGGACCTGAAAAATAACCGCCTGGACGGGATTTTCGGCGACAGCGCGGTAGTGAACCAGTGGCTGAAGTCTAACCCGAATCTGGGTACCGTTGGTGCGCACGTTACCGACAGCAGCTATTTTGGCACCGGCCTGGGCATTGCGGTTCGCAAGGATAACGCGGAACTACTGGCAAAATTGAATACCGCGCTGGATACGCTGCGGGCGAACGGCACCATTGAGAAGATCAATCAGCGCTGGTTCCCGGAGTAA
- the poxB gene encoding ubiquinone-dependent pyruvate dehydrogenase, whose amino-acid sequence MKQTVAALVAKTLENAGVKRIWGVTGDSLNGLSDSLNRMGTIRWMPTRHEEVAAFAAGAEAHLTGELAVCAGSCGPGNLHLINGLFDCHRNHVPVLAIAAHIPSSEIGSNYFQETHPQELFRECSHYCELVSNPEQLPQVLGIAMRKAILNRGVSVVVLPGDVALQPAPEGASEAWYPPQQPLVRPAADQLSALAEQLNAASNITLLCGSGCAGAHAEVVKLAETLKAPVVHALRGKEHIEYDNPYDVGMTGLIGFSSGYHAMMNADTLVVLGSQFPYRAFYPPEAQIIQIDINPGSLGSHSHVNMALVGDIKATLTELLPQLTLKNERGFLDKALKHYTETRKDLDDLATANDKQAIHPQYLAQQVSRFADENAIFSCDVGTPTVWAARYLKMNGKRRLLGSFSHGSMANAMPQALGAQAIDPQRQVIALCGDGGFSMLMGDFLSLAQLKLPVKIVVFNNSVLGFVAMEMKAGGYMTDGTELHNPNFAAIAEACGVKGIRVERASDLDAALQQAFAHDGPALVDVVTAKEELAMPPQIKMEQAKGFSLYMLRAIINGRGDEVVELAKTNWLR is encoded by the coding sequence ATGAAGCAAACTGTTGCGGCACTGGTCGCAAAAACCCTTGAGAATGCGGGTGTGAAACGCATCTGGGGCGTGACCGGTGATTCGCTTAATGGACTGAGTGACAGCCTGAACCGTATGGGAACCATTCGCTGGATGCCCACCCGCCATGAAGAGGTCGCGGCGTTTGCCGCCGGCGCAGAGGCACATCTGACCGGTGAACTGGCGGTCTGTGCCGGTTCTTGTGGTCCTGGAAACCTGCATTTGATTAACGGTCTGTTTGACTGTCACCGCAACCACGTTCCTGTACTGGCGATTGCCGCGCATATCCCCTCCAGTGAAATTGGCAGTAACTATTTTCAGGAAACGCATCCCCAGGAGCTGTTCCGCGAATGCAGCCACTACTGCGAACTGGTGTCGAATCCCGAGCAGCTGCCGCAGGTACTGGGCATCGCCATGCGTAAAGCAATACTGAATCGCGGTGTCTCGGTGGTGGTCCTGCCGGGAGACGTCGCCCTTCAGCCAGCCCCGGAAGGCGCCAGCGAGGCCTGGTATCCGCCGCAGCAGCCGCTGGTGCGTCCGGCTGCCGATCAGCTCTCCGCGCTGGCAGAGCAGCTCAACGCAGCCAGCAATATTACCCTGCTGTGCGGCAGCGGCTGTGCCGGTGCGCATGCGGAGGTCGTGAAGCTGGCCGAAACGCTGAAAGCGCCTGTCGTTCACGCCCTGCGCGGCAAAGAACACATTGAGTACGACAATCCTTATGACGTGGGCATGACCGGCCTGATCGGTTTTTCATCCGGATATCACGCGATGATGAACGCCGATACGCTGGTGGTACTCGGCAGCCAGTTCCCGTACCGTGCTTTTTATCCACCTGAAGCACAGATTATTCAGATTGATATTAATCCCGGCAGCCTCGGCAGCCACAGCCACGTGAATATGGCGCTGGTCGGTGATATCAAAGCCACGCTGACTGAGCTACTGCCGCAGCTGACGCTCAAAAACGAGCGTGGGTTCCTCGACAAAGCCCTGAAACACTATACCGAAACCCGTAAGGATCTTGACGATCTGGCCACCGCCAATGATAAACAGGCGATCCATCCTCAGTATCTTGCGCAGCAGGTCAGCCGGTTCGCCGATGAGAACGCCATTTTCAGCTGTGACGTCGGCACCCCCACCGTGTGGGCGGCCCGCTATCTGAAAATGAACGGTAAACGCCGCCTGCTGGGATCGTTCAGCCACGGATCCATGGCGAACGCCATGCCCCAAGCGCTCGGTGCACAGGCCATCGATCCTCAGCGGCAGGTTATCGCCCTGTGCGGGGACGGCGGTTTCAGTATGCTGATGGGCGATTTCCTCTCGCTGGCGCAGCTTAAACTGCCGGTAAAAATCGTGGTGTTTAACAACAGCGTGCTGGGCTTTGTCGCCATGGAAATGAAAGCCGGTGGCTACATGACCGACGGCACCGAGCTGCATAATCCCAACTTTGCCGCCATCGCAGAGGCCTGCGGGGTCAAAGGGATCCGCGTGGAGCGGGCGTCCGATCTTGATGCCGCGCTTCAGCAGGCGTTTGCACACGATGGTCCGGCGCTGGTGGATGTGGTGACCGCGAAAGAAGAGCTGGCGATGCCTCCGCAAATTAAAATGGAGCAGGCCAAAGGCTTCAGTCTGTATATGCTGCGGGCGATTATTAATGGCCGGGGTGATGAAGTGGTTGAGCTGGCAAAAACTAACTGGCTGAGGTAA
- a CDS encoding lipoprotein, with the protein MKYQVFAAVIPLTLLLSACTTVEPAYKDIGSRNAPCISGGPDEVAQKFYDLRLKHPSLGVPDGQQLAQYRPWLSGPLYQDLLKAGQPSSKPALRGDIFSSLPAGATSASVNDSSTIPNTDARNIALRVNLARAGQPGLQWQDEILMAREGTCWTVDDIRYLGPAPHITGGSLRQQFEE; encoded by the coding sequence ATGAAATACCAAGTCTTTGCTGCTGTTATTCCCCTGACTCTGTTACTCAGCGCCTGTACCACCGTCGAACCCGCTTATAAGGATATCGGTTCGCGCAACGCGCCCTGCATTAGCGGCGGCCCGGACGAAGTGGCGCAGAAATTCTACGATCTCCGCTTAAAGCATCCTTCTCTGGGCGTGCCTGACGGGCAGCAGTTGGCCCAGTACCGGCCCTGGCTTAGCGGCCCGCTGTATCAGGATTTGCTCAAGGCCGGGCAGCCGTCATCCAAACCGGCACTGCGGGGTGATATCTTCAGCAGCCTTCCGGCCGGCGCCACGTCCGCCAGCGTGAACGACTCTTCCACCATCCCTAACACGGATGCCCGAAATATTGCGCTACGGGTTAACCTCGCTCGCGCCGGTCAGCCGGGTTTGCAATGGCAGGATGAAATCCTGATGGCGCGGGAAGGCACCTGCTGGACCGTGGACGACATACGCTATCTCGGCCCCGCGCCCCATATCACCGGCGGTTCACTGCGTCAGCAGTTCGAAGAGTAA
- the artJ gene encoding arginine ABC transporter substrate-binding protein, with protein MKKVVLAALLASISLGASAAQTIRFATEASYPPFEFVDADNKIQGFDVDLANALCREIGAECTFSNQAFDSLIPSLKFRRFDAVMAGMDITPEREKQVLFTNAYYDNSALFVVQKGKVASIDALKGKRVGVQNGTTHQKYLSEKQADINLVPYDSYQNAILDLKNGRIDAVFGDTAVVNEWLKQNPNLAALGEKVTDKSYFGTGLGIAVRQGNTDLQGKFNAALDKVKADGTYKTIYSKWFQQ; from the coding sequence ATGAAAAAAGTTGTACTTGCCGCACTTTTAGCCAGCATCAGCCTGGGGGCCAGCGCTGCCCAGACCATTCGTTTTGCGACCGAAGCGTCCTATCCTCCGTTTGAGTTCGTTGACGCCGATAACAAAATCCAGGGCTTTGATGTCGATCTGGCTAACGCCCTGTGCCGTGAAATTGGCGCGGAATGTACCTTCAGCAACCAGGCCTTCGACAGCCTGATCCCCAGCCTGAAATTCCGTCGCTTCGATGCGGTGATGGCCGGCATGGACATTACGCCAGAGCGCGAAAAACAGGTGCTCTTCACCAACGCCTACTATGACAACTCCGCCCTGTTCGTGGTGCAGAAAGGTAAAGTCGCCAGCATTGACGCCCTGAAAGGCAAGCGCGTTGGCGTACAGAACGGCACCACTCACCAGAAATACCTCAGCGAAAAACAGGCTGACATCAATCTGGTGCCTTACGACAGCTATCAGAACGCCATTCTTGACCTGAAAAATGGCCGTATCGATGCGGTATTCGGTGACACCGCCGTGGTCAACGAGTGGTTAAAACAGAACCCGAACCTGGCTGCGCTGGGTGAGAAAGTGACCGACAAGTCCTACTTCGGTACCGGTTTAGGCATTGCGGTTCGCCAGGGCAACACCGACCTGCAGGGCAAGTTCAACGCGGCGCTGGATAAGGTGAAAGCCGACGGCACCTATAAAACTATCTACAGTAAGTGGTTTCAGCAGTAA
- a CDS encoding N-acetylmuramoyl-L-alanine amidase has translation MTPLSFIRPLLVLLAIYLLTSITPQGLHEQRGYTVDSRQEAWGARPRIKVLVIHYTAGDFSPSLNTLTNHSVSAHYLLPASPPKFDGQPLVWRLVPESMLAWHAGISYWQGATRINDTSIGIELENPGWRRVGKEAVFAPFPPAQMAALLPLARDIVQRYGIRPQDVVAHSDIAPMRKQDPGPLFPWQWLAEQGVGAWPDADRVAFYLGNRSPAQRVDKSKLLGLLAGYGYEVTPQMTPYQQQVLIAAFQMHFRQSDYRGFADAETEAIAAALVEKYGSGSG, from the coding sequence ATGACTCCGCTGTCTTTTATTCGCCCGCTGCTGGTGCTGCTGGCGATCTATTTGCTGACCTCAATTACGCCGCAGGGCCTGCATGAACAGCGGGGCTATACGGTGGACAGCCGTCAGGAAGCCTGGGGCGCGCGCCCGCGCATTAAAGTGCTGGTGATCCACTATACGGCAGGCGATTTCTCACCTTCGTTGAATACCCTGACCAACCACTCGGTGAGTGCGCATTATCTGCTGCCAGCTTCACCGCCGAAATTCGACGGGCAACCGCTGGTCTGGCGACTGGTGCCGGAGTCGATGCTGGCGTGGCATGCGGGGATCAGCTACTGGCAGGGCGCGACGCGGATCAACGATACCTCAATCGGCATTGAGCTGGAGAACCCCGGCTGGCGGCGGGTGGGCAAAGAGGCGGTCTTCGCACCGTTCCCTCCCGCGCAGATGGCCGCGCTGCTGCCGCTGGCGCGCGATATCGTGCAGCGCTACGGCATTCGTCCGCAGGATGTCGTTGCGCACAGCGATATTGCGCCAATGCGTAAGCAGGATCCTGGCCCGCTGTTTCCCTGGCAATGGCTGGCGGAGCAGGGCGTGGGTGCCTGGCCCGATGCGGATCGGGTGGCGTTTTATCTCGGCAATCGCTCACCGGCGCAGCGCGTAGATAAAAGTAAACTGCTCGGCCTGCTGGCAGGTTACGGCTATGAGGTCACGCCGCAGATGACGCCGTATCAGCAGCAGGTGCTGATCGCGGCGTTTCAGATGCACTTCCGTCAGAGCGACTATCGCGGATTTGCCGATGCGGAAACCGAAGCTATCGCTGCGGCGCTGGTTGAAAAATACGGGTCGGGTTCGGGTTAA
- a CDS encoding heavy metal-binding domain-containing protein — translation MKFSTTPTLEGNPVADYCGVVTSEVILGVNIFRDFFAGIRDIVGGRVGSYEKELAKGRKIAFEDLEKQAKAMGADAVVGVHIGYESVGKDKILMVLISGTAVKLSRP, via the coding sequence ATGAAGTTTTCCACTACCCCAACGCTGGAAGGGAACCCGGTCGCTGACTATTGTGGTGTTGTTACCTCAGAGGTGATCCTGGGCGTGAATATTTTCCGTGATTTTTTTGCGGGCATTCGCGACATCGTTGGTGGCCGGGTTGGCTCTTACGAGAAAGAACTGGCTAAAGGGCGTAAAATTGCCTTTGAAGACCTGGAAAAACAGGCGAAAGCAATGGGGGCTGACGCCGTGGTTGGCGTCCATATCGGTTATGAAAGCGTCGGTAAGGACAAGATACTGATGGTACTGATTAGCGGCACCGCGGTGAAACTGAGCCGCCCATGA
- the rlmC gene encoding 23S rRNA (uracil(747)-C(5))-methyltransferase RlmC has product MHCALYDAGRCQSCQWLETPYPQQLSQKQTHLQQLMASLPVANWLEPVISPPEKFRNKAKMVVSGSVERPLLGMLHRDGTPVDLCDCPLYPDSFTDVFAALRPFIARAGLTPYNVARRRGELKFILLTESRYSGELMLRFVLRSTTKLAQLKAALPELQRTLPQLAAISANIQPVPMAILEGDEEIPLTDNQALAEQLNDVPLWIRPQSFFQTNPEVAASLYATARRWVGELGVSSMWDLFCGVGGFGLHCATPDMQLTGIEISKEAIACAKRSAELMGLTRVNFAALDSTAFATGEGSVPELVLVNPPRRGIGAELCDYLTRMAPPWILYSSCNAVTMATDIARLKDYRIVQVQLFDMFPHTAHYEVLTLLQRKA; this is encoded by the coding sequence ATGCATTGCGCGCTCTACGATGCCGGTCGCTGCCAATCCTGCCAGTGGCTGGAGACGCCGTACCCCCAGCAACTTTCGCAAAAACAGACTCATCTGCAGCAGCTGATGGCTTCGCTGCCGGTAGCAAACTGGCTGGAGCCGGTGATTTCTCCGCCGGAAAAATTCCGTAACAAGGCGAAAATGGTGGTCAGCGGCAGCGTCGAACGCCCGCTGCTAGGTATGCTGCATCGTGACGGTACGCCCGTCGATCTCTGCGACTGCCCGCTTTATCCCGACAGTTTTACCGATGTGTTTGCCGCGCTGCGCCCGTTTATCGCCCGTGCCGGGCTGACGCCGTATAACGTGGCGCGTCGTCGCGGCGAGCTGAAGTTTATTCTGCTGACGGAAAGCCGCTACAGCGGCGAACTGATGCTGCGCTTTGTGCTGCGTTCAACCACCAAGCTCGCGCAGCTGAAGGCGGCGCTGCCGGAGCTGCAGCGCACGTTACCGCAGCTGGCGGCGATCTCTGCCAATATTCAGCCGGTGCCGATGGCGATTCTGGAAGGGGACGAAGAGATCCCGCTGACGGATAATCAGGCGCTGGCCGAGCAGCTGAATGACGTTCCGCTGTGGATCCGCCCGCAGAGCTTTTTCCAGACTAACCCGGAAGTGGCGGCATCGCTGTATGCCACCGCGCGCCGCTGGGTGGGCGAACTGGGCGTTAGCAGCATGTGGGATCTGTTCTGCGGAGTGGGGGGCTTTGGCCTGCACTGCGCCACGCCGGATATGCAGCTGACCGGCATTGAGATCAGCAAAGAGGCGATTGCCTGTGCGAAACGGTCTGCCGAACTGATGGGGTTAACCCGGGTGAACTTCGCCGCGCTGGACTCTACGGCGTTTGCCACCGGTGAAGGCAGCGTGCCGGAACTGGTGCTGGTGAACCCGCCACGACGGGGTATCGGTGCCGAACTGTGCGATTACCTGACCCGAATGGCGCCGCCGTGGATTCTGTATTCCAGCTGTAATGCGGTGACGATGGCGACGGATATTGCGCGGTTAAAGGATTATCGTATCGTCCAGGTGCAGCTGTTTGATATGTTCCCGCACACCGCGCATTACGAAGTGCTGACGCTGCTACAGCGGAAAGCGTAA
- the artP gene encoding arginine ABC transporter ATP-binding protein ArtP gives MSIQLNGINCYYGAHQALFDIQLACPQGETLVLLGPSGAGKSSLLRVLNLLEMPRSGTLDIAGNHFDFSKPPSEGAIRELRQNVGMVFQQYNLWPHLTVTQNLIEAPCRVLGLNKEQAHERANKLLDRLRLTPFADRFPLHLSGGQQQRVAIARALMMEPAVLLFDEPTAALDPEITAQIVSIIRELAQTNITQVIVTHEVEVARKTASRVVYMENGYIVEQGDASRFTQPQTEAFAHYLSH, from the coding sequence ATGAGTATTCAACTAAACGGTATTAACTGCTATTACGGTGCCCACCAGGCGCTATTTGACATACAGCTGGCGTGCCCACAGGGCGAAACGCTGGTTCTGCTGGGGCCAAGCGGTGCCGGGAAAAGCTCACTCTTGCGCGTGCTGAATCTGCTCGAGATGCCGCGTTCCGGTACGCTGGACATCGCCGGTAACCACTTCGATTTCAGTAAGCCCCCCTCTGAAGGTGCTATTCGTGAACTGCGCCAGAACGTGGGTATGGTTTTCCAGCAGTACAATCTCTGGCCACATCTGACCGTTACGCAGAACCTGATCGAAGCGCCGTGCCGCGTGCTGGGGCTGAATAAAGAGCAGGCGCATGAACGGGCAAATAAACTGCTCGACCGCCTACGCCTGACGCCCTTTGCCGATCGCTTCCCGCTGCATCTTTCCGGCGGCCAGCAGCAGCGCGTGGCGATTGCGCGTGCGCTGATGATGGAGCCAGCGGTACTGCTGTTCGATGAACCCACCGCGGCGCTGGACCCGGAAATTACCGCCCAGATCGTCAGCATTATTCGCGAGCTTGCCCAGACGAATATTACTCAGGTTATCGTGACCCACGAAGTGGAAGTGGCGCGGAAAACCGCCAGCCGTGTGGTGTACATGGAAAACGGGTACATCGTCGAGCAGGGCGATGCCAGCCGCTTTACACAGCCGCAAACCGAGGCGTTTGCACATTATCTTTCGCACTAA
- the artQ gene encoding arginine ABC transporter permease ArtQ: MSEFYSLASAAGMTVGLAVCALIVGLALAMVFAVWESARWRPLAWLGTLLVTLFRGLPEILVVLFIYFGASQLLLTLSDGFTLNLGVVKIPIQVTIENFDVSPFLCGVIALAILYSAYASQTLRGALKAVPAGQWESGQALGMKKSAIFFRLIMPQMWRHALPGLGNQWLVLLKDTALVSLISVNDIMLQTKSIATRTQEPFTWYVIAAAIYLLITLFSQQVLKRIELRTTRFERGGS; this comes from the coding sequence ATGAGCGAATTTTATTCTCTTGCCAGCGCCGCCGGGATGACCGTCGGCCTTGCCGTTTGTGCCCTGATCGTCGGGCTGGCGCTCGCGATGGTCTTCGCCGTGTGGGAATCCGCGCGCTGGCGGCCGCTGGCGTGGCTGGGTACGCTGCTGGTGACGCTGTTTCGCGGGCTGCCGGAAATCCTCGTGGTGCTGTTTATCTACTTTGGTGCCTCGCAGCTGCTGCTGACCCTCTCCGACGGATTCACCCTGAATCTGGGCGTCGTGAAGATCCCGATTCAGGTCACCATTGAAAACTTTGACGTCAGCCCGTTCCTGTGCGGCGTTATCGCGCTGGCCATCCTCTATTCGGCCTATGCTTCGCAAACGCTCAGGGGCGCGTTAAAAGCCGTTCCTGCAGGCCAGTGGGAGTCCGGCCAGGCGCTGGGGATGAAAAAATCGGCAATTTTCTTCCGGCTGATTATGCCGCAGATGTGGCGTCATGCCCTGCCCGGTCTCGGTAACCAGTGGCTGGTGCTGCTGAAAGACACCGCGCTGGTTTCACTGATTAGCGTTAACGATATTATGCTGCAGACTAAAAGCATCGCCACCCGCACGCAGGAACCCTTTACCTGGTACGTTATTGCGGCGGCGATCTATCTGCTGATCACCCTGTTCAGCCAGCAGGTGCTGAAGCGTATTGAACTGCGCACGACGCGCTTTGAGCGCGGAGGTTCCTGA
- the artM gene encoding arginine ABC transporter permease ArtM: MLSYFPELLKGLQTSLTLTVASLLLALLLALVFTVILALKVPVLSQITRGYITLFTGTPLLVQIFLIYYGPGQFPSIQNISWLWHLLSQPWLCALLALSLNSAAYTALLFHGAVRAIPAGQWQSCAALGMNRKDTLRILLPYAFKRALSSYSNEVVLVFKSTSLAYTITLMEVMGHGQLLYGRTYDVTVFAAAGVIYLVVNGLLTLLMRLIERRALAFEQRS, encoded by the coding sequence ATGCTGAGTTACTTCCCCGAACTGCTGAAAGGTCTGCAAACCAGCCTGACGCTGACCGTGGCCTCGCTGCTGCTGGCGTTGCTGCTGGCGCTGGTTTTCACGGTGATCCTGGCCCTGAAAGTCCCGGTTCTCAGCCAGATTACCCGCGGTTACATCACGCTGTTTACCGGCACTCCGCTGCTGGTGCAGATCTTCCTGATTTACTACGGCCCCGGCCAGTTTCCTTCCATTCAAAACATCTCCTGGCTCTGGCATTTACTGTCGCAGCCGTGGCTGTGTGCCCTGCTGGCGCTGTCGCTGAACAGCGCCGCCTATACCGCCCTGCTGTTCCACGGCGCGGTGCGGGCCATTCCCGCCGGGCAGTGGCAGTCCTGTGCGGCGCTGGGCATGAACCGGAAAGATACGCTGCGGATTTTACTGCCGTACGCCTTTAAGCGCGCCCTCTCCTCGTATTCCAATGAGGTGGTGCTGGTGTTTAAAAGTACCTCACTGGCCTACACCATCACGCTGATGGAAGTGATGGGGCACGGGCAGCTGCTGTATGGCCGGACCTATGACGTGACGGTATTTGCTGCCGCCGGGGTGATTTATCTCGTCGTCAACGGATTGCTGACCCTGCTGATGCGGCTGATTGAACGCCGGGCATTAGCCTTTGAACAGCGCAGCTGA